ATATGGTCTTTGGTCtcatatttcttcaatttagcccgtAATTGagcccaaaacttcaattttcttgtaattttgcccatgatttcaatatattaacatggtaaaaattaaatttggtctcttaaaattccaatctcctcaattaagcccaaattaggctcccaaacttaatttttcgccaattaagccccaaataaaattaatttgacccatttaaagtataattaagtccttgcacttaattaaatcctttaattggacccaaattaattcttaaacataattaaaatttaatttggcccatgattaaatcaaattggcctattaaaaatttaattatgtcattggacttaatttttatgcaaattcgtccaataatcatttaatttaaccttgaattttcattttttttctccattttttggcacaatggggtacaattaggccttgaattttctccaaaattgcagcttgatttttccCTATTTTTATAGTTCTCATTGATCTGCTTTCTCCacattgccagcctttattttatttttttgattttttattttgaaaaaagatgattttgggGTATAACCCagaattaggttatgacaaacCCCTTATAAAATCCTAAATGAAGCAGTGAGGGAGAGGAACAAAAATAAGACCTTTAAATAAAGACATTGTAATTTTAACCGTAGTCTTCACCTTCGTTCAATACTTCAAAATCCTTCTATCACCAAACTCCAACTATTTAACTAATAAAAGCCAAGTCAATTCATTCTCACCTCTAACCATTTTACCTTAGTTTAAAAAGTTGTAACATTTAAGACATTAAAGCTTCGAGGAGATAAGGTCTAGTAAAATGAAGGACTTTTCCACTTATTTTTAGTGTTGTAACTGTGTAGtcccttaagtttttttctctttaggaAATGAACATTAAAGCCTTCTAAGTATCAAGGTTCACGTCAGAGGAGTTTAGCATATAGgtataatttctctttttaacttgttttgtgAGGTGGTGAGTTGATAATACCacattttagtttaaaatgaTCTGTCATTTCAGGATTTATCTAGGTAAGGTCAAGAATTGTTATGAACTCTTTCTAACACATATGTTtcttattattgaaataattaagatataaactataaaaaagagTGGTGGTGTAtccatttgtttattttcttttcttgacaaTAATATAAGTTCCATTTAagacaaaatgttttttactttactATGAGTTCTATCTTCATAACTAAACATGTTTTGTCATAAGATGTTTGTTGTCTTTCCATGCCATTTTAGGTATAATGTGATATAGTTTGAAGAGGAGGGTCGTGAACTTAGAAAGAGATATGGATGCACATTGgttaaaatctatattttatgGTTAGAGAGGTTATGCTTAAGTTGTGAAGGTTAATAATGTGAACCTCATAGATTTAAAGATCTAGAAATCCATAGTTAAATTGACTCTTTccaaaaaagctaaatttaggCTTGTAATTAAGCTTGACATGATGATAATCTATACCAAAGCACCAAGAGTATAGAAACCAAACCTCCATCTAACACCTATAAAGAGATGCTAACAAAAAGTATAGAAAATGTCATGAAgcttgattaattatttgataagtaAGAGTAGTTCaataaagaatcaaattaaGAGAATTCATCTCTCATATATAATAGATGGGACAACAATGTATTGTCCAACTTCAAACAATAATGTCttataaaataatagttatacTTGAAATAAAGTAGACCCTAGATGACCTAATAGGCTAACacaaactcaaattaaaataaggCCCAAACTATCTTAAATAAGGcaatatgaataataataataataataaatttttttgaaaaataatgctAAGTAGTCGCACAATATGGATAAGAAGAAGTAATTCTTGAATGAAATCCTTGCTTAAAAAAGACTTTTAGCTGAATAGGTTATGATGCTGCCACctggaatccaaaacaaacaagaaaataattcttCCAACCCTTTTATGTGGCTCACAAGCCATCCAAGTATTCAGCCTCTAATGCTAATCTACATAAACCACCAATAAAAAATCGCATAAACccttttagaaaagaaagattgTTATACATTTGAGtgttagcttcttttttttttttttttgtgtttcaagtATTTCTATAATTAATGTAGTTTTTCTCCGTGTAcagaaaataaaagacataaaattttatttatagagaaacctaaaaaaatataaatgacaaTATCAATTTgtctcttaaataatatcacatatgtTATTTCAcaataattcaagaaatttatccaattaagtccctacttaccgacggataaatttttttaaataatatctcttaataagattttttaaaaaatatttttaaataattaccaacaaaattacaTACAATATTTTTCCGAGGGAATTATTGACAGAATGaagcgggtaatttttttttttgctcgctTTTTtcgtcagtaaatccatcggtaataatttttttattaccaacggacttaccgacagataaaaaattactgacgaaagattcaccgacagagtattttcgtcggtgatttcgttggtaaattaattaccaacggaatagTAGtgcaaataccgacggaaaattctgtcggtaaatctaaagattgtggtagtatgtataatcaaaataaaagcataatattactcaattcaattttcaatttacatCTTATAgtaatttaagaaatttaattcaaGCCAAATCTCATACTCAATACAAGTTTGCATGAATACACTAGAGTCAATGCGTAGACAAGACTCTATCTTAACTTGTTTACACTTAAAATTCCATGTAACAattgacaacaacaataacagcaACCAACATTAtacagcaaaaaacaaaaaaataaaattcttgggAACATCTTTAACTTGACATATCACCACAACTATTAGCTAGCTCCATCTTCAGGACTGAGCCAGCCGGCGAATATCGAACGGGTATGCATCCGATGCAGATTGTGCACTGTAAGATCTCCTTCCAATAATTACGTTTGCTGCCTCAGTCGGGTGAAATGCATCCCAAAACACATATTGGTCCCTATTTCGGCATGGATTTTGTAAAGGTAGACATGTAATTTGGCCATTATTCCTCCCAACACCGCAACATCCAGCATTTGTAACAGTAAAACCTGAAATTAACAAGCACAAAGCAAATTAAGCAGGTGGCCGGCAGGTCCCGGTGACCTGATGGTCAATCCAGTGACTCAACATCTCGGAGTCTGTCGTCCCAGTCCGGATCACTGAAAAACACAGACTTCTAGAGTTTAATACGTTGAAAGCTAACGGGATATTTACCAAAAGTTGCAGGTCTGTTTATTATATCTTGAAAGATCCCATAAGCATTGATGTAGATAAATCTCGCATCAGGAGTATTGCCGTTGAACTGAGCAACAAGAGATCTGAGCTTATTATTGAAAATCTGGTTGGCAGAATTAATTTTCTGAACACAAGTTCTCCCATCAGGACTATTTTGGGCCAATTGACTGGGGCTGCATCCTATCTGACCCACTCCAATCAACACAAACTTCCTGGCTCCATAGTTGTACAAAATCTGCACCAAATCAAGTAAACATTAGTGAGTCCCAGAAAAATTACCTCTTCGTTTCTTGAAATAACACACcgaatttatttaaagaaaaaaaactgacctTTAACTGGTCAGTATATTGTTGGATAAGAACATTAGCATATTGCTCCGGAGTATATTGGCGGCTTGATGAGTAAATCTGAGGCATGAAATAATTGTTAAGGTAATCATTGCTGCCTAGTCCAATTGAGAAAATGCACCTGCTTAGATAATTTGCTGCTGTGTCCTCGTCCCCAAGTATGTTCACAATTTGTGAGACCGTATTCTGGTAGTTTCGTACTTGACCACTAAAACTAATTCGATCTCCCTGGAAAAACCAAAGACTGGTAATTATATACCTAACAATCAAGCTATAAAATGAGtattaatgatatataataaGTAGTTGGTTAATAATTACGAGTTGTTGGCCGGTTTCATCTCTAATTCCGGCAGCAGCAGATGCATAATTCACTCCTCCGAGAATAGCTCGGCCCCTTGCTGTAGCATAAGGTGGAATGTAGTTGCGGAAGCCCAGTTGCTCAGCTGTTTGAAATAGAGGATATATGTTAGCTGCACTCGATCGTTCCTTTTGCTTTGACGACGACATACACACCATGGTATATACAAATAAAGAGTTGTAATTCAACCAAGTTTAATGTCAATTCTCTAGATGTTTTGAGTTCaaaccttttttatatatatataaaaataaaaataacatctacTACTACTTTTGTAATATTTGAACATTTTAACATGTGGtgtgatgtattttttttagtttaacgtagatgtccgggtcagcttacgtgcacctcgactaatcccacgggtagGACATGgctgaaattatattttttaaaatttaaaaataatttttaaaatataaaaaatattattttaatgtatttttttagtaaaaggTATTTTAAATTACTACTCACACTTTTAAACACGTTTTATTGTCTAAAATGTGTATAATTGGCattagtttattttgaatttcttaggGAGTCAATTGTATGACTAGACGTAAGCGACCAATATCATTTATTCAATTACTTTTTCTAGCAAGCTTAGCTTAATGAGATTCTCTCTATCCATCCACAAGGAAAAAATGTTTCCGAGTTCAAATGCAAGGTCAAATATACATGGAGAGTTAAGAGTAGTACTGAGAGAGCCGGGAGAGAAGTAAGAGCTGCTACTTACCAATGACATCAACCGTTGTTCTGCCATTGCAAAACCTTCCGGTCGGTCGTGGAGGCCGGAAGTCAATCCCATAAGGCAAATAATCAGCTCTAGCCAAAGATGAAAGCTGATTATTATTGCCATTATCGACCAACGAATCCCCGAAAATAAAGTAGCCAGGAACTTGCTGCGCTCTAGCCCCATATGGTTCTGAAAGCAAAACTACTGCAAAAATCACACCCACCACCCAACATTTCTTTAGCACCCCctccattaattaatcaaaaaagTTTGATATAAggaatgatgatgaagaagaggtAAGGGGGTGAAGTCCTAGAAGACCAGACTATGGAAGAGGTGTGTGTGATGAGTTTAAATGCAAGTactatatatagatatatgGGAGTGACATTGGAGATCGCGtcaagagacaaaaaaaagaaagaaagagtgaAGCCATGGAACTAGTGGGTTATTGTTTTAGCTTTTACAGTTGAAGAAGGTGGTTAGCTGCATTAAATATCACGCGGCTATGCAGGGGAAAGGATGGCAGATAGCCAGATATCACTCTGCACGTACTGTGTGGATGATATACTGGTTCGGTGACCCAACTTGTAAaatactatttgtttttgtattttaatattgttttttaaaaatattaaatttttttattgtttttcttactttaaattaatatattttttttatgtttttagatcattttgatgcattgattttaaaaataatttttaaaaaataaaaaaacattattttgatacatttcaaagtgaaaaacattttgaaaaacaaccgcaacaaCACTATCAATCAGAAgtgtttgaaaattttcaatataaGATTTGATTTATGTCTTTTTG
The DNA window shown above is from Populus trichocarpa isolate Nisqually-1 chromosome 4, P.trichocarpa_v4.1, whole genome shotgun sequence and carries:
- the LOC7476301 gene encoding GDSL esterase/lipase At1g29670; translated protein: MEGVLKKCWVVGVIFAVVLLSEPYGARAQQVPGYFIFGDSLVDNGNNNQLSSLARADYLPYGIDFRPPRPTGRFCNGRTTVDVIAEQLGFRNYIPPYATARGRAILGGVNYASAAAGIRDETGQQLGDRISFSGQVRNYQNTVSQIVNILGDEDTAANYLSRCIFSIGLGSNDYLNNYFMPQIYSSSRQYTPEQYANVLIQQYTDQLKILYNYGARKFVLIGVGQIGCSPSQLAQNSPDGRTCVQKINSANQIFNNKLRSLVAQFNGNTPDARFIYINAYGIFQDIINRPATFGFTVTNAGCCGVGRNNGQITCLPLQNPCRNRDQYVFWDAFHPTEAANVIIGRRSYSAQSASDAYPFDIRRLAQS